A part of Dermacentor variabilis isolate Ectoservices chromosome 10, ASM5094787v1, whole genome shotgun sequence genomic DNA contains:
- the LOC142560287 gene encoding defense protein l(2)34Fc-like, whose protein sequence is MQSPSVAVSCLVAVACLLPAALWAYPSGAPVGVCNSELPKHGGAEPQATQSPYAIQATPTSINQGGRVTVQVYGSTPFKGVILTARDVHTSQLLQGTFTPDAQTKTLDCPGGNANAITHNSRDEKTQVVVTWTAPAGYTGQVYFSATVVQSSYVFWKGITSDAVFVQ, encoded by the exons ATGCAGTCCCCGTCCGTTGCCGTGTCTTGTCTCGTGGCGGTTGCCTGCCTGCTGCCCGCCGCCCTGTGGGCCTATCCCTCGGGCGCACCCGTCGGAGTGTGCAACAGCGAGCTGCCCAAACACGGCGGAGCCGAGCCCCAAGCCACGCAGTCCCCGTACGCCATCCAGGCCACTCCGACGAGCATCAACCAGGGAGGACGCGTCACCG TGCAAGTGTACGGCAGCACTCCGTTCAAGGGCGTCATCCTGACGGCCCGTGACGTACACACCAGCCAACTGCTACAGGGAACGTTCACCCCCGACGCCCAGACCAAGACTCTAGACTGCCCCGGAGGGAACGCG AATGCCATCACTCACAACAGCAGGGACGAGAAGACACAGGTCGTGGTGACCTGGACTGCCCCAGCAGGCTACACTGGCCAGGTGTACTTCAG TGCCACCGTGGTGCAGTCTTCTTACGTCTTCTGGAAGGGTATCACCTCCGACGCTGTGTTCGTCCAGTGa